CCATGAATGCCATCGCCTGCTACAAGCATTATATGAAGTAAGATTGCCTTCGGCGACCCTCCGGGGGCTTAAACCCTTTTCCAAAAGGGTTTAAGAATCCCAAAACGTTTTAATAGAAAGGCTCGCAATGCTGATAACATTGCGAGCCTTTTTTGCTTAAATATTTGAAGTAAATTTACTTCAACTTTTTCCCGTCGTGCCAAGCGCGCCCAACACACTCACCCACTCCCCAATACCTGTTATCAGGCATGGTCAAGGTGATGGGATTTACCTTCTTGATGTCCGGTGCGTCATCGGTAAGCACTTCTTCATCGCACCATGTGGCGACAACTTCGCCGACAAACAGAGTATCGTTGGGCAATTCCATGGAATCGAAGATTTTGCACTGAATGGCAACCGGGCATTTGCTGATTATGGGCGCATTGGGCAACAGGCCGGATTCCACTTCGAAGAGTTCTGATTTATCCAGCTTATTGCCGGAAACAAGACCCACAAAATCGGTAACTTCAACCATATCCACAGAAGGAACATTCACGCTGAATTCACCGCTGGCCTTAATAGCCATGTTTGAAAAATGCCGCTTACCCACGGAAATCATCATCAGGGAAGGATTGTAGTTGACCCGCGAAACCCACGCCAGGGCCATAAAATTATTACGCCCCTCAAATCTCGACCCCAGAATAGTCTGGGGCATGGGCAGGGTAAACCCCTGTATACCTATATTTTTCTTTGCCATTTGAAACTCCTGTATAAAAATTACAAAAACAACAGCAGCGACAAAGCCATCACAGCCATGCCACTTACTAAGCCGTAAATGGACAAGTGATGCTCGCCGTATTCTTCAGCAGCGGGCAGTAATTCGTCGAGAGAGATGAAAACCATGATCCCGGCCACCCCGGCGAAAATGATACCGAATACGGTTTCGGACATGAACGGCATGAGCAGCAGATAGCCCACCATGGCCCCTACAGGTTCGGCCAGACCGGACAGGAAGGAGTAGATAAAAGCTTTTTTCTTGTCCCCGGTGGCGTAGTAAATGGGTACTGATACAGCGATACCTTCAGGAATGTTGTGAATAGCGATAGCCACCGCAATGGCGATACCGAGACTGGGATCACTAAGCGCGGCAGTGAAAGTGGCCAGACCTTCGGGAAAGTTATGGATACCAATTGCCAGCGCGGCCATGGTGCCCATGCGAAAAAGTTTGCGTTTGCCTTCCGCGCTTTCAAGGCCGACCGTTTTTTTAAATTCACCGGCCTGCTCAAGACTTTCGGGACTCATCTCCTCAATACGATGCATCTCGTGCGGGTTCTCATAGGAAGGCACCAGCTTATCGATCAGTGCGATAAGGGCAATACCGCCGAAAAAGGCGAGCACAGACACCCATGTCCCGGTAACTTCGCCCATGTCAGCCTGCAACGCTTCACGGGCTTTGACCATGATTTCCATGAACGAGACGTAAATCATCACCCCGGCGGAAAAGCCGAGCGAGATGGACAAAAATTTAGGATTAGTGCGCTTGGCAAAAAAAGCCAGTGCAGAACCGATCCCGGTGGAAAGCCCGGCAAAAGCGGTCAACCCGAAGGCGAACATGACGTTCTCGGCAAACATAATTACCCTACCTGTTGAAGTTGCAGCGGCAAAGCAGCGGTGCTTCGATAATCAGTATTTTACGCACCCCCAGATCGGAATCGGGGTTGGCTTTGATAATCTGTTCGATATTGGCGGTATTGGTGATATCCACCTTGTTGACCCCGCTGTTTCTTGTAGCATGGCAAAGCCAGACATGCCCGTTGTCATCAGGCACGATCAGCCCGACATGGTAATGGAGCATGCGATAATTCTTGAACTTTATAGGCTTGCTCATGGAGAAAAGATAAACATGTCCGGGCGTCATCTGCTTGATGACATCAGCCCACGCAGCATGGTCGCTGAGTTCGAAACCGCGCAGGGTCATGCCGTTGTTATCTTCGATGACCGCAGTTTCTCCGAAAGGAAGCATCGGCCTGCGCTTCATACCCTCGGTAACATTAAGAATAAGATCGTAACCGAAATCCCAGTCTTCGCCGTAGGGGGAGTCCGGCCCGCTGTCCGCCAGACGGTCAAGGGTGGTGTCGGAAAGATTGTAATTACGGCCGAAATAGTAACGGGACGCGGCCACGGTAAATCCGCTGCAATTCAGCCCCGGTTTCTTAAGCAGAATTTCCGGCTGGGCAAAAAGAGTAAACTCCCCGTTGCGGTTAACGGCTGCGTCCCCGCGGTAAGGAATACCTTCAAAATAGCCGAGCACCTCCACGGGGTCCGCACAATAACGCGGCGCAGGCCCAAGGCCGCTCGGATCGGGAATATGCGTTTTGGCACACCCGGCAAGGCTGGATATGAGCAGCATCAGAAACGCTATATAAATCTTACGTCTAAACATTTTAAACCTCTTTCAATTCACATTTCGGCGGCGCAGCAAGGCACCTGAATCTTTCTATATTTTCACGCCCGCCAAGAACACCTACAATATCCCCGGCCATGAAACGGAAGGAGCCGTCCGGGTTCTGGATAAAATGGTCATTGCGGAGCACTCCGGCAACGGAAACCCCGGTTACAGTACGAATTTTACTTCCGGCGAGGGTCCGGTCCACAATCTCGGCAGCTTCATCCACTTCAACCCAGTTCAGGTTGAGCGACTCCGCAGCCCTGCTCAGCCGGGCCAACTGGGCGGTCTTGGAATAGTTCTGTTCCACATCAGTGGTATACCTTTCCCGGCGCATGGAATCCATTACATTCTGAATATCCACCGGAGGCAGGCAGAAATTAAACAGGGTCTGGCGGACCATCTCCAGCCCGGTCTCGAATTCGGGCAGGATTATATGATGCACGCCCAGCCCGTTGAGAACTTCCAGATGTTCCGGATTACGCGAAAGAGCCACTACCGGACATTGCGGAGCCAGATGATGTACCTTCTCCAGTACGGAAGTTGAACCGCGCAGGGAGGGAACGGTCATAAGAACCATCCGTGCATGGGAAACCCGCGCCGCCTCAAGAACAACTTCCTGCCCGGCATCACCGTAAATGACCGCCCGCCCGGCATCGGCAGCTTCCTCCACTTTGTTGGCATTGAGCTCCACCACCACATGGGAGATATCAATCTCACGCAGGGATTCGGCCACATAAGAACCGAAACGCCCGTAGCCGAGGATAACCACATGTCCGTCCAGCTCGCTCTCGGGCAGGTTGACGGTCTGAAAGGGATCGCCCTTGAACCTGCTTTTCAGCATGGAATAAAGCGGCCCGGTACAGGAGGCCATAATCGGGGTCAGAAGCATGGTTACAATACCGACACCCATGAAAAGCGGAAAATACTCCTTGGGAAAAGAACCGGACTCAGCGCCCTGCTGCAAAAGCAGAAAAGAAAGCTCACCCACCTGAAACATGCCCAGCCCCAAAGCCAGCGGGATGATATTCCGGTAACGGAAAATCCAGCCCATGGCACCGAAGATAAAACCTTTACCCAGCAAAATCGCCACGGCAAGAATCAGGATGGTCCCGATATGTTCCCAGACGTAAAAAGGATCAATGAGCATGCCCACGGAAGCGAAAAAGATAAGGCTGAAAATATCGCGCAGGGGAAGGATGTCACTGAGGGCCTGATAGGCGTAGCGCGATTCACTGAGCACCATCCCGGCCACAAAGGCCCCGAAGGCAAAGGAAAGCCCGAGGGAATGGGTGGCATAGCCGATGCCGAGCCCGATGGCACTGCAGGAAAGCATGAACATTTCCCGCGAATTCCATCCGGCCACGACCTTCATAAACCGGGGGATGATCCGCGAGCCGAGCACGAACATGGAAATAAGAAAAAGAACAGTCTTGACCCCGGCCATGCCCAGTTCCTGCAGGCCGAAAGATTCCGAGCCGAGCTGGGGCATGATGATCAGCATAGGTACGATGACAATATCCTGCACCACCAGCATACCGAGCATGACCCGGCTGGAAAGGGTGCCGACCAGCCCTTTGCTTTCAAGGGTTTTCAAGACAACCATGGTACTGGAAAGGGCGATAAAAGCCCCGAACCAGATGGAAAGATGCGTATCCCAGCCCATAAGCCGCCCGGTCCCCCAACCGAAAACCATGGTCAGAATAATCTGCAGCGGTGTGCCGATGAGAGCCACATGACGCACCGGCTTGAGCTCTTTGATGGAAAATTCAATACCCAATGTGAACAGCAGCAGGGCCACCCCGATCTCGGCCAGCAGTTCAATCTCATGTACGCCGGATACAGTTATCCCCCCGGTGTACGGACCGACCAGCACCCCGGCGATGATATAGCCCAGCAAAAGGGGCTGGCGCATCATGCGGGCCGCAAAACCGCCCAGCATTCCCGCCACAATGAGGATAACCAGATCAGAAGCAATTCCCACGGCTATATCTCCCTCTTATTCACCCAGATGCTCGGCACAGTGCACACAGTAGCGGCTCTCCGGCAGGGCCAGCAGCCGGGCAAGGGGTATATCCTCGCCGCACTCCTCGCATTCTCCGAAAAACGGGTCATTTCCCACACGGTTCAGCGCGTCTTCAAGGTTCAGGATGCGCTGCCGGGACTGGGCGATTGAGCTTTTATTGATGCCCTGATTGAGCATGGTATCCAGCCGCGAAAGCCTGCCGATAGCCGCATCAGGCTTGACCGGATCAACGGTCTCTTCCAGCTCTTTTACCTGTTTGGTCAGGTTTTTAATTTCAGTTCTAATTTTATTTTTAAGTTCTTCTTTTTGTTTATCATTCATACTTATCTCCATTAAGTTCCCAATGTTAACCCCGCCCTGTCCCGCTGGCAAGATGTAAACCAAAAAAGAAGCCCCCTCCGGCAGGAAACCAAAGGGGGCGGGAAGTTTGCTTATGCAGAATTACTTATCGGGCTGAATATCCTCAATAACACTGTTCAGGTTTGAGGCCATTCCGGATACTTCCTGAACAGCCTTTGCTGATTCACTCATGACCTGCGAGGTTTCAAGGGAAATCCTGCTGATGTCCTCGGTTGCCCTGTTGATTTCCTCACTGGTGGCGGACTGCTGTTCCGCGGCTGTGGCAATGGAGCGGACCTGATCCGAAGCATTGATCACCAGCTTGACGATTTCAGAAAGAGTCTGACCGGATTCATCAGCCAGTTCGCTGCTGCGCTGCGCAGATTCAGCGGCGTCTTCCGTGGCGGAGACGTTCTGTTTGGTCATGGTCTGGATCTTAGTGATGGCATTGCCCACCTCACTGGTAGCGGACATGGTGCT
This genomic interval from Desulfovibrio sp. JC010 contains the following:
- a CDS encoding flavin reductase family protein gives rise to the protein MAKKNIGIQGFTLPMPQTILGSRFEGRNNFMALAWVSRVNYNPSLMMISVGKRHFSNMAIKASGEFSVNVPSVDMVEVTDFVGLVSGNKLDKSELFEVESGLLPNAPIISKCPVAIQCKIFDSMELPNDTLFVGEVVATWCDEEVLTDDAPDIKKVNPITLTMPDNRYWGVGECVGRAWHDGKKLK
- a CDS encoding cation:proton antiporter, giving the protein MGIASDLVILIVAGMLGGFAARMMRQPLLLGYIIAGVLVGPYTGGITVSGVHEIELLAEIGVALLLFTLGIEFSIKELKPVRHVALIGTPLQIILTMVFGWGTGRLMGWDTHLSIWFGAFIALSSTMVVLKTLESKGLVGTLSSRVMLGMLVVQDIVIVPMLIIMPQLGSESFGLQELGMAGVKTVLFLISMFVLGSRIIPRFMKVVAGWNSREMFMLSCSAIGLGIGYATHSLGLSFAFGAFVAGMVLSESRYAYQALSDILPLRDIFSLIFFASVGMLIDPFYVWEHIGTILILAVAILLGKGFIFGAMGWIFRYRNIIPLALGLGMFQVGELSFLLLQQGAESGSFPKEYFPLFMGVGIVTMLLTPIMASCTGPLYSMLKSRFKGDPFQTVNLPESELDGHVVILGYGRFGSYVAESLREIDISHVVVELNANKVEEAADAGRAVIYGDAGQEVVLEAARVSHARMVLMTVPSLRGSTSVLEKVHHLAPQCPVVALSRNPEHLEVLNGLGVHHIILPEFETGLEMVRQTLFNFCLPPVDIQNVMDSMRRERYTTDVEQNYSKTAQLARLSRAAESLNLNWVEVDEAAEIVDRTLAGSKIRTVTGVSVAGVLRNDHFIQNPDGSFRFMAGDIVGVLGGRENIERFRCLAAPPKCELKEV
- the zupT gene encoding zinc transporter ZupT; this encodes MFAENVMFAFGLTAFAGLSTGIGSALAFFAKRTNPKFLSISLGFSAGVMIYVSFMEIMVKAREALQADMGEVTGTWVSVLAFFGGIALIALIDKLVPSYENPHEMHRIEEMSPESLEQAGEFKKTVGLESAEGKRKLFRMGTMAALAIGIHNFPEGLATFTAALSDPSLGIAIAVAIAIHNIPEGIAVSVPIYYATGDKKKAFIYSFLSGLAEPVGAMVGYLLLMPFMSETVFGIIFAGVAGIMVFISLDELLPAAEEYGEHHLSIYGLVSGMAVMALSLLLFL
- a CDS encoding TraR/DksA C4-type zinc finger protein, which gives rise to MNDKQKEELKNKIRTEIKNLTKQVKELEETVDPVKPDAAIGRLSRLDTMLNQGINKSSIAQSRQRILNLEDALNRVGNDPFFGECEECGEDIPLARLLALPESRYCVHCAEHLGE